One region of Chlorobiota bacterium genomic DNA includes:
- a CDS encoding type II toxin-antitoxin system HicB family antitoxin, with amino-acid sequence MKGTQQLHYVEAHVPVFFIEEEGQWVAVCPALDVSSYGDTMEEAKNAFEEALEIFIEETVDRGTLEKELLRMGWTLSAKEYRPPPMAKKMWQGKEQENRIVRMPTVSTNQGSKHSHNMGELSSIHGQPETPRMPCS; translated from the coding sequence ATGAAAGGCACACAACAACTTCACTATGTTGAGGCACACGTTCCCGTCTTTTTCATAGAAGAAGAAGGACAATGGGTGGCTGTTTGCCCAGCACTAGATGTTTCCTCCTACGGAGACACCATGGAAGAAGCAAAGAACGCATTTGAAGAGGCGTTGGAAATCTTCATTGAAGAGACGGTGGACCGGGGGACATTAGAAAAAGAGCTGTTGCGAATGGGCTGGACATTATCCGCAAAGGAGTATAGACCACCACCAATGGCAAAAAAAATGTGGCAGGGCAAAGAACAAGAAAATAGGATCGTGAGAATGCCGACAGTGAGCACAAACCAGGGAAGCAAGCATTCGCATAACATGGGAGAATTAAGCTCGATTCATGGGCAACCTGAAACACCAAGAATGCCGTGCAGCTAA
- a CDS encoding tetratricopeptide repeat protein, which yields MELRERGFINAPLPANQNELHDLLPHWFAAVHGQPLILLIDGLNQLGEHGRNLAWLPGHLPPNVAVVATTTDPQAAQVLADRGWEMIEIEPLRPEERQAVIVRFLGESYKALNARQLQRIGEAPHCSHPLFLRTFLEELRVFGHHELLDQQIDWYLSATDTHQLFQRMLQRMEGDFGEGLVRRVMTLLWGARRGLRESELAAITRSPRLQISSLVASLDYHLVTRDGLLTFFHDYLRIAVEQRYLSTPAKQRAIHARIAKFFGTHATSHRRIEEEPYQWWKANDPERLHALLADPDIFHALWEGERLGLIGYWRFLEGTFNPAETYRAAAVTLRQSQPDREVGFLRQLAAFLLTIGKPEDAEAAARESVRLAREQGHPQLHEALIELGEVLRQHNQFSEAEQIAREGLQHPDRLANPLYGIDLLSTILLDSGAFDEAERVIRSALENTGTLSSKQNIDLYGNLGLLFHYRGRLREAETIQRKVMEMRKRSMAENTPELADTHHNLGRVLFDLGRLEESVAQFQHAADIWLKVFGPDHPLLLLAHNGLADVMLRQGNYQQAMEAYHAVLAARQRLFGMRHLHTVQSGLSMALVLRHMNQHDEAEKLYRQLLAVLREIVHPHHHFTIGCMNNLASVLLAQKAYAEAIELLDEVLNARIATQGEHHGDVVATMLLIGDARLQQGEAEEARTITEQAVHLSQQVLGAQHQRTAMALRCLGVIMGTLGDVAAAERYLRQALQIYETTLGTDHPQTKAADQLLQEVIAQRLPTEP from the coding sequence ATGGAGCTTCGCGAGCGGGGATTCATCAATGCCCCCCTTCCGGCGAACCAGAACGAACTCCATGATCTGCTTCCCCACTGGTTTGCTGCGGTTCATGGCCAGCCGCTGATCCTTCTGATTGACGGGCTTAACCAACTGGGCGAGCATGGCCGCAATCTTGCATGGCTGCCGGGACACCTTCCCCCCAACGTGGCGGTGGTTGCCACCACCACGGACCCGCAAGCCGCGCAGGTCCTGGCCGACCGCGGGTGGGAGATGATAGAGATTGAGCCGCTTCGGCCCGAGGAACGCCAGGCGGTGATTGTCCGCTTTCTTGGCGAATCCTACAAAGCCCTGAACGCACGCCAGCTTCAGCGGATTGGCGAGGCACCGCACTGCTCCCATCCACTCTTCCTGCGGACTTTTTTGGAGGAGCTTCGGGTGTTTGGCCACCACGAGTTGCTGGACCAGCAGATTGACTGGTATCTATCGGCCACCGACACCCACCAGCTGTTCCAACGGATGCTGCAACGGATGGAAGGGGATTTTGGCGAGGGGTTGGTCCGCCGGGTGATGACGTTGCTGTGGGGGGCGCGGCGGGGGCTACGCGAATCGGAGCTTGCGGCCATTACACGCAGCCCACGGTTGCAGATTTCCAGCCTGGTTGCCAGCCTGGATTACCACCTTGTCACCCGCGACGGGCTGCTCACCTTTTTCCACGATTACCTGCGCATCGCCGTGGAGCAACGGTATCTTTCCACGCCGGCCAAGCAGCGCGCCATTCATGCGCGCATCGCCAAGTTTTTCGGCACCCACGCAACGAGCCACCGAAGGATTGAGGAGGAACCGTACCAGTGGTGGAAAGCCAACGATCCCGAACGGCTGCACGCACTGCTTGCCGACCCCGACATATTCCACGCGTTGTGGGAAGGGGAGCGGTTAGGGTTGATAGGATACTGGCGATTTCTGGAGGGGACGTTCAATCCTGCGGAAACATACCGTGCAGCGGCGGTGACGCTCCGGCAAAGCCAACCCGATCGGGAGGTCGGTTTCCTGCGCCAGCTTGCAGCGTTTTTGCTGACCATTGGCAAGCCTGAAGATGCCGAAGCTGCGGCCCGCGAAAGCGTCCGGCTGGCGCGGGAACAGGGGCACCCCCAGCTGCATGAAGCGTTGATTGAGCTTGGCGAGGTCCTGCGCCAGCACAACCAATTTTCCGAAGCCGAGCAAATTGCCCGCGAAGGCTTGCAGCACCCCGACCGCCTGGCAAATCCATTATACGGGATTGATCTTCTAAGCACCATCTTGCTCGACTCCGGCGCGTTCGACGAAGCCGAGCGGGTGATCCGTTCGGCATTGGAGAATACGGGGACGCTTAGCAGCAAGCAAAACATTGATCTGTACGGAAATTTGGGGCTGCTTTTTCACTATCGCGGGCGGCTTCGCGAGGCGGAAACTATCCAGCGAAAAGTGATGGAGATGCGCAAGCGGTCCATGGCGGAGAACACCCCCGAGCTTGCCGACACCCACCACAATCTGGGCCGGGTGTTGTTCGATTTAGGGCGATTGGAGGAATCCGTCGCCCAGTTCCAGCACGCCGCCGACATCTGGTTGAAGGTTTTTGGCCCCGACCACCCATTGCTGCTGCTTGCCCACAACGGCCTTGCCGATGTGATGCTGCGACAAGGAAACTACCAGCAGGCAATGGAAGCATATCATGCGGTGCTGGCGGCGCGCCAACGGTTGTTTGGGATGCGCCATCTGCACACCGTGCAATCGGGACTGAGCATGGCGTTGGTCTTGCGGCACATGAATCAGCATGATGAGGCGGAGAAACTCTACCGCCAACTCCTTGCGGTGCTGCGGGAGATCGTCCATCCCCACCACCACTTCACCATTGGCTGCATGAACAACTTGGCCAGTGTGCTGCTGGCGCAGAAGGCCTACGCCGAGGCCATTGAATTGTTGGATGAGGTGCTGAACGCACGCATCGCAACTCAGGGGGAGCATCATGGCGATGTGGTGGCAACAATGTTGCTGATAGGTGACGCACGGCTGCAACAGGGGGAAGCGGAGGAGGCCCGAACAATCACCGAGCAAGCTGTTCATCTCAGCCAGCAGGTTCTGGGGGCGCAACACCAGCGCACAGCAATGGCACTGCGCTGCTTGGGGGTGATAATGGGAACGCTCGGCGACGTTGCCGCCGCCGAGCGTTACTTGCGCCAAGCATTGCAGATCTACGAAACCACCCTTGGTACCGACCACCCCCAAACAAAAGCGGCAGACCAGCTACTGCAGGAGGTGATTGCCCAACGGCTCCCTACTGAACCGTAA
- a CDS encoding type II toxin-antitoxin system VapC family toxin, protein MANKVIIDTGVIVALLDKSDEHHIWAVSAVKYLQGQFLSCEAVLAEACYLLRHYPRQQQQVLGYIMNGTIALSLRAGQEMGRISVLMERYAGRMDFADACIVRMAELEEEARVLTVDSDFLFYRKNGRSLIPLIAPFA, encoded by the coding sequence ATGGCCAACAAAGTGATTATTGATACTGGGGTAATCGTGGCCTTGTTGGATAAAAGCGATGAACACCATATCTGGGCTGTTAGCGCAGTAAAGTATCTCCAAGGGCAATTTTTATCTTGCGAAGCAGTGCTTGCGGAGGCTTGTTATTTGCTGCGTCATTATCCACGGCAACAACAACAGGTGCTGGGGTATATTATGAATGGAACAATAGCACTCTCACTTCGTGCCGGACAAGAGATGGGGCGTATTTCAGTTTTAATGGAACGGTATGCCGGGCGTATGGATTTTGCCGATGCTTGCATCGTCCGCATGGCAGAATTAGAGGAAGAAGCTCGTGTGCTAACAGTAGATAGCGACTTCTTGTTTTACCGTAAAAATGGGCGTTCCCTTATCCCTTTGATTGCTCCGTTTGCATAA
- a CDS encoding DUF4062 domain-containing protein — translation MSTELRLFISSTFRDLQHERDYLVKKVFPELHSICRQRGITLSEIDLRWGLTEEESLYGNVVRRCLEEVDRCRPWFICITGDRYGYTPTIAEIHKDPELLRRFPWVEEAAIEGMSIMEMEVRYGAIGTGKADGEMANPRARFYFRDAAQGAPLSLKHPNEAAKLDALKQDVFRCGATIRQFRDAATLGKMVHDDLVALIEESFPALSHASNPLQQERRRHEAFALSRRQAYIPRAEALAHLSRVAEQARSNAASPGNAAAASNGMVVLAPSGSGKSALIAYWANHYRRRYPGAFVVEHYVGIGSEQGSTRRFCTTCPWSFASGDSSMPPFRRTRTNSMICFPTGLLRFMASR, via the coding sequence ATGAGTACCGAACTCCGCCTTTTTATCAGCTCCACTTTCCGTGATTTACAGCACGAGCGCGACTACCTTGTGAAGAAGGTCTTCCCCGAACTTCACTCCATCTGCCGGCAACGCGGGATCACCCTTTCCGAAATTGACCTCCGCTGGGGATTAACCGAGGAAGAAAGCCTGTACGGAAACGTCGTCCGGCGTTGTTTGGAGGAGGTGGACCGCTGCCGCCCGTGGTTTATTTGCATCACCGGCGACCGCTACGGCTACACCCCCACCATTGCCGAGATCCACAAGGACCCCGAACTGCTGCGCCGATTCCCCTGGGTGGAGGAGGCCGCGATTGAGGGGATGAGCATCATGGAAATGGAGGTCCGCTACGGGGCGATTGGGACTGGGAAAGCCGATGGAGAAATGGCGAATCCACGCGCACGATTTTATTTCCGCGACGCAGCCCAGGGCGCGCCCCTTTCGCTGAAGCACCCCAACGAAGCCGCAAAACTTGACGCGCTGAAGCAGGATGTTTTCCGCTGCGGCGCAACCATCCGCCAGTTCCGCGACGCGGCCACGCTTGGCAAGATGGTTCACGACGATCTTGTGGCGTTGATCGAAGAATCTTTCCCGGCACTCTCCCACGCCAGCAACCCGTTGCAGCAGGAGCGCCGCCGCCACGAAGCGTTCGCGCTAAGCCGTCGCCAGGCCTATATCCCCCGCGCCGAAGCCCTTGCCCACCTGTCCCGCGTTGCCGAGCAGGCGCGGAGCAACGCGGCATCGCCCGGCAATGCGGCGGCGGCATCCAATGGGATGGTGGTGCTTGCTCCGTCGGGCAGCGGTAAATCGGCACTGATTGCCTACTGGGCCAACCACTATCGCCGCCGCTATCCCGGGGCGTTTGTGGTGGAGCATTACGTTGGCATTGGTTCGGAGCAGGGGAGCACACGGAGATTCTGCACCACCTGTCCATGGAGCTTCGCGAGCGGGGATTCATCAATGCCCCCCTTCCGGCGAACCAGAACGAACTCCATGATCTGCTTCCCCACTGGTTTGCTGCGGTTCATGGCCAGCCGCTGA
- the lptC gene encoding LPS export ABC transporter periplasmic protein LptC, whose protein sequence is MSRLASILSAIALLVGAAPLLSQPIGPAQPVTFSADSSRATSGAGGASLVWTLMGNVRIVQGTTTITAEQGTWYEGAQQGVLTGNVRITQPGNTLTALRVDYNGISKMAVASGGVTIVDTGATITSSTAQYDMGRRTAQFSGGVTVLDSGARITSSSLDYDMSQRIARFRGNVTMRDSNTTLRADNGDYFSLEMKADFRGNVIVTNDSGSIRADHLLHWRSSQESFAVGNVVVQAPFQRSQLFGDTVHAFPQRNYTVATGKPRLVKIDSTALSPQTAPDSAGSRAPADSLAAVRFRYDTTIITARAMEAYRGEQEEYRATGNVLLTRGTLQAVGQIARFLSGPELITIGPGRNRAVADSAALPDSAAAQTPAPVTGLPGPDTSGTNPAATASRGDSLGSPFPTPVVWYDKSQITGDTITIGMKERKLEWIEVLHDAFAISEGKIPQRLDQLRGQRMLFTLAHDTIRQVRSEGEAASIYFNYDLENPDGAMRAVCDTMIITFDAGKAAQVETIGGEHLSDWEIVPEQNVQGAEASYRLEGFRRYDRLGNITPSAAQPQTSSVAPASRPLQENSTSQQRR, encoded by the coding sequence ATGAGCCGCTTAGCTTCCATTCTTTCAGCAATCGCCCTTCTTGTTGGGGCCGCGCCGCTGCTGTCGCAGCCGATCGGCCCGGCGCAGCCTGTCACCTTCTCGGCCGATTCCAGCCGTGCAACCAGCGGCGCGGGGGGGGCATCGCTGGTGTGGACGCTGATGGGGAATGTGAGAATCGTGCAAGGCACCACCACCATCACCGCCGAGCAAGGAACCTGGTACGAAGGGGCCCAGCAAGGGGTGCTTACCGGAAACGTCCGGATTACCCAACCAGGTAACACCCTAACCGCCTTGCGAGTAGATTACAACGGCATCAGCAAAATGGCGGTTGCCAGCGGCGGCGTGACGATTGTGGATACCGGCGCGACCATCACCTCCTCAACCGCACAGTACGACATGGGGCGGCGCACCGCACAATTCAGCGGCGGCGTGACGGTGTTGGATAGCGGCGCACGGATCACATCATCATCGCTTGATTACGACATGAGCCAGCGGATAGCTCGCTTCCGGGGAAACGTCACCATGCGCGACAGCAACACCACGCTCCGCGCCGATAACGGCGACTACTTCTCCCTGGAAATGAAAGCCGATTTTCGCGGCAACGTCATCGTCACCAACGACTCCGGCAGCATCCGTGCCGACCATTTACTCCATTGGCGTTCAAGCCAGGAATCGTTCGCGGTGGGCAACGTGGTGGTGCAAGCTCCGTTCCAGCGGTCCCAGTTGTTTGGCGACACGGTCCACGCCTTCCCCCAGCGGAATTACACCGTTGCCACGGGCAAGCCGCGATTGGTGAAGATTGACAGCACAGCACTATCGCCCCAAACCGCGCCCGATTCGGCAGGCAGCCGCGCCCCAGCCGATAGCCTTGCCGCCGTGCGGTTCCGCTACGACACCACGATCATCACCGCGCGGGCAATGGAAGCGTACCGTGGCGAGCAGGAAGAATATCGGGCCACCGGAAACGTCCTACTCACCCGAGGAACTCTGCAAGCGGTTGGCCAAATTGCGCGGTTCCTGAGCGGCCCCGAACTGATCACCATTGGCCCCGGGCGCAACCGGGCCGTTGCCGATTCGGCGGCCTTGCCCGATAGCGCGGCGGCGCAAACCCCGGCCCCAGTAACCGGCCTGCCCGGCCCCGACACCTCCGGCACCAATCCGGCGGCAACGGCTTCCCGAGGCGACTCGCTTGGCAGCCCGTTCCCCACGCCGGTTGTTTGGTATGATAAATCGCAGATCACCGGCGACACGATCACGATTGGAATGAAGGAGCGGAAGTTGGAATGGATTGAGGTTCTGCACGATGCCTTCGCCATCAGCGAAGGAAAAATCCCGCAACGCTTGGACCAGCTTCGTGGCCAGCGGATGCTGTTCACGCTTGCGCACGACACCATTCGCCAAGTCCGTTCCGAAGGGGAGGCAGCAAGCATCTATTTCAACTACGATCTTGAGAATCCCGACGGGGCAATGCGCGCCGTGTGCGACACGATGATCATCACGTTCGATGCCGGCAAAGCCGCGCAGGTGGAGACCATCGGCGGGGAGCACCTTAGCGATTGGGAGATTGTGCCGGAACAGAACGTGCAGGGGGCCGAAGCAAGCTATCGTTTGGAGGGGTTCCGCCGCTACGACCGATTGGGGAACATCACCCCGTCGGCAGCGCAACCCCAAACCAGCAGTGTGGCCCCCGCCAGCAGACCGTTGCAAGAGAACTCAACCTCACAACAGCGCCGATGA
- a CDS encoding ATP-dependent DNA helicase RecQ: MAAKVGKGGGSRYKLTTVSVLPNRAGIGTLATPRTVIQLSQQFCNPVATTPLRILQEYFGHAAFHTAQQAVIRRLIETPNRAGHSLLLMPTGGGKSLCYQVPALMFDGGTLVVSPLIALMQDQVDRLRQRNIPATFINSTVAAEEREARLRGFLEGNYKLLYVTPERFRRAEFARAISQANIALLAVDEAHCISEWGHDFRPDYSRLAEFRAMIGNPLTIALTATATAEVQQEIIEKLGLQPDQVQTFHQGIERPNLRLEVEDLDRDHEKLAAMMGTIQRFGSGSGIIYFSLIQTLEKFSQMLADKRIGHGIYHGKMGAQRRRAIQREFLAGKERLMLATNAFGMGIDKADIRFVVHAEVPSSVESYYQEIGRAGRDGEGALCVLLYNQEDLATQMEFVKWSNPNAGFYSRLYGLLSDEEHANRMGMEYLREQLNYRNRRDFRLETALGMLDRYGVTEGSIEGRNLRITGDLADELVDDERLAGKLRRANLKLLSMVQYVRTEGCRRVHISDYFGFPGAPACGNCDRCSLQAEEF, from the coding sequence ATGGCCGCAAAAGTAGGAAAGGGAGGTGGTTCAAGATACAAGCTGACGACAGTTTCCGTGCTGCCGAATCGCGCCGGAATCGGTACACTTGCAACGCCCCGAACAGTTATCCAGCTATCCCAACAATTCTGCAATCCTGTGGCCACAACACCGCTTCGGATACTTCAAGAATATTTTGGCCACGCCGCGTTCCACACGGCGCAGCAGGCGGTTATCCGGCGATTGATAGAAACGCCGAACCGCGCCGGCCACAGCCTTCTGCTGATGCCAACCGGCGGCGGCAAATCCCTGTGCTACCAGGTCCCCGCGCTGATGTTCGACGGCGGAACGCTGGTGGTAAGCCCGCTGATTGCGCTGATGCAGGACCAGGTGGACCGGCTGCGCCAGCGGAATATCCCCGCCACGTTCATCAACTCCACCGTTGCTGCCGAAGAACGCGAAGCGCGGTTGCGGGGATTTCTGGAAGGGAACTACAAGCTGCTGTACGTCACCCCAGAGCGATTCCGCAGGGCTGAGTTTGCCCGGGCGATTTCCCAAGCCAACATCGCGCTGCTGGCGGTGGATGAGGCTCATTGCATCAGCGAATGGGGCCACGATTTCCGCCCCGATTACTCGCGGCTGGCGGAGTTCCGCGCCATGATTGGCAATCCGCTCACGATTGCCCTAACCGCCACCGCCACGGCGGAAGTGCAGCAGGAGATCATCGAAAAATTGGGGCTGCAACCGGACCAAGTCCAGACCTTCCACCAGGGAATTGAACGGCCAAACCTGCGGCTGGAAGTGGAGGACCTGGACCGCGACCATGAGAAGCTGGCGGCGATGATGGGGACCATCCAGCGGTTCGGCAGCGGAAGCGGGATCATCTACTTCTCGCTGATTCAAACGCTGGAGAAATTCTCGCAGATGCTGGCCGATAAACGGATTGGGCACGGGATCTACCACGGGAAAATGGGGGCGCAGCGAAGGCGCGCAATCCAACGTGAGTTCCTTGCCGGGAAGGAGAGACTGATGCTTGCCACCAACGCCTTCGGGATGGGGATTGACAAGGCCGACATCCGGTTTGTGGTCCATGCGGAAGTGCCGTCGTCGGTGGAGTCGTACTACCAAGAAATTGGGCGGGCGGGGCGCGACGGAGAAGGCGCGCTGTGCGTGCTTCTGTACAACCAGGAGGACCTTGCCACGCAGATGGAGTTCGTGAAATGGTCCAACCCCAACGCTGGATTCTACTCCCGGCTGTACGGCTTGCTTAGCGATGAAGAGCACGCAAACCGAATGGGGATGGAGTACCTGCGCGAGCAACTGAACTACCGCAACCGCCGCGATTTCCGTTTGGAGACGGCGTTGGGGATGCTGGACCGGTACGGCGTAACCGAGGGGAGCATTGAAGGGCGGAACCTGCGGATTACCGGGGACCTTGCCGATGAGTTGGTGGACGATGAGCGGCTGGCCGGCAAGCTGCGCCGCGCCAATCTGAAGCTCCTTTCCATGGTGCAGTACGTCCGCACCGAAGGCTGCCGCCGCGTGCATATCAGCGATTACTTTGGGTTCCCGGGCGCGCCGGCCTGCGGCAACTGCGACCGTTGCAGCCTGCAGGCGGAAGAGTTTTAA